From a single Brassica napus cultivar Da-Ae chromosome C9, Da-Ae, whole genome shotgun sequence genomic region:
- the LOC125592632 gene encoding uncharacterized protein LOC125592632 produces the protein MTIDADKDKQTHDGTSVNADADRTPAGNVSTVTTNTLILDQMKEMFASAQKNLDEQGKLVATLAKHVETLTAKAKSKNPRGRRLDFDTPSDRATRAYKDSSGQNPDETARIHHNQRRQARKADRNPDEIHDLREYIAKAAAEVKAVKSQIHHTTSAAPEIYRLLEEERKTPPTARITETNISDPGKIKILVYDGTTDPKAHLQSFQIVMGRETSDVDLRSLSQREDEPLFEFMNRFKLVMARVTGISDKVAVDALRKTLWYRSKLRQWISVEKPRTIQDALHKATDFIMIEEEMKGETSENTLTRNQFKDNSYCEFHQTRGHSTMNNKVLGARLAAKLLAGEISKVTSIKDLLLDSDRPPKTDKESPENDTRENQSGEKRRRRQDDRGNDSNRRRVSMIIGGSQFYRDLISSIKAYGRKAEKSSSWLARSPTDDAPNDTIIFEEWETIGIDKPHCDPLVIDLVIRDLEVGRILIDTGSTVNIIFPDTLRRMNN, from the exons ATGACGATCGACGCTGACAAAGACAAGCAAACGCACGACGGGACTTCCGTTAATGCCGACGCTGACAGAACTCCAGCTGGAAACGTATCCACGGTCACTACGAACACCTTGATACTGGACCAGATGaaagaaatgttcgcctccgcTCAGAAAAATTTGGACGAACAAGGAAAGCTCGTGGCCACTCTCGCAAAACATgtggaaaccttaacggcgaagGCCAAGAGTAAAAACCCGCGCGGCAGAAGACTCGATTTCGATACTCCGAGCGATCGGGCCACACGGGCATACAAGGATTCTTCTGGTCAGAACCCTGACGAAACT GCTCGGATCCACCACAAccaacgccgacaggctcgcaAGGCTGATagaaatcctgatgagatccaTGATCTCCGCGAGTACATCGCAAAAGCTGCGGCAGAAGTCAAGGCGGTAAAGTCGCAGATTCACCACACGACAAGCGCTGCACCCGAGATTTACAGACTTCTCGAGGAAGAGCGAAAAACTCCGCCCACTGCCCGGATCACGGAAACTAACATCTCAGATCCTGGGAAGATCAAAATTCTCGTCTACGATGGCACCACCGACCCGAAGGCGCATctgcagtctttccagatcgTGATGGGAAG GGAAACCTCAGACGTCGACCTTCGGAGTCTAtctcaaagagaagacgaaCCACTCTTCGAATTCATGAACAGGTTCAAGCTGGTAATGGCAAGAGTCACTGGaatcagcgacaaagtggcaGTCGACGCTTTGCGGAAAACTCTCTGGTACAGGTCGAAACTCCGGCAATGGATATCCGTTGAAAAACCGAGAACAATCCAGGACGCTCTTCACAAGGCAACAGACTTCATCATGAtagaagaagagatgaaa GGAGAGACATCCGAAAATACCTTGACCAGGAACCAGTTCAAGGATAATtcctactgcgagttccaccagaccagAGGTCATTCCACTATGAACAACAAGGTTCTCGGCGCAAGGCTTGCTGCGAAGCTCCTCGCCGGCGAAATTTCGAAGGTCACAAGCATAAAAGACCTCCTCCTGGATTCCGATCGCCCTCCCAAAACTGATAAAGAGTCCCCCGAAAACGACACCCGCGAAAATCAGTCGGGCGAGAAACGCAGAAGGAGGCAGGATGACCGAGGAAACGACAGCAACCGTCGAAGGGTGAGCATGATCATTGGGGGATCGCAATTTTATCGCGATTTGATCTCGTCGATCAAAGCTTATGGACGTAAGGCTGAGAAGAGTTCAAGCTGGCTGGCTCGGTCCCCAACCGACGACGCCCCGAACGATACGATCATCTTCGAAGAGTGGGAAACCATCGGAATCGacaaacctcactgcgacccatTGGTTATTGATCTGGTAATCCGAGACCTGGAAGTGGGAAGGATCCttatcgacacgggaagcacagtCAACATCATCTTCCCCGATACCCTCCGGAGGATGAACAATTGA